In Trichocoleus desertorum NBK24, the following are encoded in one genomic region:
- a CDS encoding NAD(P)-dependent oxidoreductase has product MKKLLITGASGFLGWHLCQIAQRQWDVYGTYCSQAIAIAGVTTLKVDISDFVALKHLFETVQPDAVIHLAAQSSPNYCQTHPETSHAINVTASSNIAGLCSDRAIPCVFTSTDLVFDGLNSPYCETDPVNPVNLYGEQKVLAEAGMRSRYPQTAICRMPLMFGEASPTASSFIQPFIQMLRSEQELRLFTDEFRTPASGTTAAQGLLLALEKVQGCIHLGGKERISRYEFGRLLVEVLDLPKAGLQACRQQDVQMAAPRPPDVSLDSSLAFSLGYAPLSLREEVEALRGKV; this is encoded by the coding sequence TTGAAAAAACTGTTAATCACCGGAGCCAGTGGTTTTTTAGGTTGGCATCTATGCCAGATCGCTCAGCGTCAATGGGATGTCTATGGCACCTACTGTTCTCAAGCGATCGCTATTGCTGGGGTCACCACTCTCAAAGTTGATATCAGCGATTTTGTGGCCCTCAAGCACTTGTTTGAAACTGTGCAACCGGATGCAGTCATCCATTTAGCGGCGCAATCCAGCCCTAACTATTGCCAAACCCATCCCGAAACCTCTCATGCCATCAATGTGACGGCTTCTAGCAATATTGCGGGGCTTTGTAGCGATCGCGCCATTCCTTGCGTTTTTACTTCTACAGACCTGGTGTTTGATGGTCTCAATTCGCCTTACTGCGAAACTGATCCAGTCAATCCAGTGAATCTGTATGGTGAGCAAAAAGTTTTGGCAGAGGCAGGGATGCGATCGCGCTACCCCCAAACCGCTATTTGTCGGATGCCTCTGATGTTTGGGGAAGCCAGCCCCACGGCAAGCAGCTTTATCCAGCCGTTTATTCAAATGCTGCGATCGGAACAAGAACTGCGCTTATTCACTGATGAGTTTCGCACCCCTGCCAGTGGCACTACGGCGGCTCAAGGACTATTGCTAGCGTTAGAAAAGGTGCAAGGTTGCATTCATTTAGGCGGCAAAGAACGCATCTCTCGGTATGAGTTTGGTCGCTTACTGGTTGAGGTTCTTGACCTACCAAAAGCAGGACTCCAAGCTTGCCGCCAACAAGATGTCCAAATGGCCGCCCCTCGCCCCCCAGATGTGTCGCTGGATAGCTCGCTGGCATTTTCGCTAGGCTATGCGCCATTGTCTCTGCGGGAAGAGGTAGAGGCGTTGCGAGGTAAGGTCTAG
- a CDS encoding nucleotidyltransferase family protein → MRQEIKFQLPQPALAEFCQRWKIKELYFFGSVLREDFRPDSDIDVMVTFSADATWGLLEFVRLKRELKTVLGREVDLITKKSIEQSHNWIRRQEILETAQPVYVTG, encoded by the coding sequence TTGAGACAAGAAATAAAGTTTCAACTACCTCAACCAGCACTTGCAGAGTTTTGCCAACGATGGAAGATCAAAGAATTGTACTTTTTTGGCTCAGTATTGCGAGAGGACTTTAGACCTGATAGTGACATTGATGTTATGGTGACTTTTTCCGCAGATGCTACTTGGGGGCTCCTAGAGTTTGTCCGGTTGAAACGTGAGTTGAAAACGGTGTTAGGACGCGAAGTAGACTTGATTACGAAAAAGTCAATTGAGCAAAGCCACAACTGGATTCGTCGGCAAGAAATTTTAGAGACGGCTCAGCCTGTATATGTCACGGGATAA
- a CDS encoding DUF86 domain-containing protein, translating to MSRDKASLLDIVQAGQLVLQFSQGFSREQLEADLRSQSAILYQIAIMGEATKRLSREFREQYPNVPWDDVAGMRDVIAHQYDRIDLDIVWQVIQRNIPELLDILIPLLPVQKG from the coding sequence ATGTCACGGGATAAGGCATCACTGCTCGATATTGTCCAAGCAGGGCAACTGGTTCTGCAATTTTCTCAAGGATTTAGCCGCGAACAGTTGGAAGCAGATTTGCGATCGCAATCAGCAATCCTCTACCAAATTGCCATTATGGGAGAAGCAACGAAACGGCTATCCCGTGAATTTCGAGAACAATACCCTAACGTTCCTTGGGATGATGTTGCTGGGATGCGAGACGTGATCGCTCACCAATATGACCGCATTGATCTCGATATTGTTTGGCAAGTAATCCAACGCAACATCCCTGAACTTTTGGACATACTGATTCCACTATTACCTGTTCAAAAGGGCTAA